The following proteins come from a genomic window of Sesamum indicum cultivar Zhongzhi No. 13 linkage group LG10, S_indicum_v1.0, whole genome shotgun sequence:
- the LOC105172850 gene encoding ribosome biogenesis regulatory protein homolog — MAESQYEVDLGNLMAFDPHHQFVSPPSSREEVVKEAIEQGTKLVQAIADALFSLPSTEDLDGPIVKLPAPTTKLPRAKPLPKPRPPTKWELFAEKKGIQKRKKEKLVFDEQTGTWKRRHGYDRVNDDNDIPIIEAKSTDEPGTDPFAERRKEKKSKVEKQEKNRLQNLKQAAKAGALPSHVQLAATALPITGSQAMPKKVSKDELQNVAGMAAISTASGGKFDKKLPGEKPPKHEKKYRKFLPAVEGSGMGALEKQQTEKVLNQLISKNSHEILNVEKAVNMYNVKREKKQRKQGGQLSTSSKLKANKKSFKKSSKKGSSNKGKSK; from the exons ATGGCGGAATCGCAGTACGAGGTAGATCTGGGCAACCTCATGGCGTTTGACCCACATCACCAATTCGTTTCTCCCCCGTCTTCCAG GGAGGAGGTTGTAAAGGAAGCTATTGAACAGGGCACCAAATTAGTCCAAGCAATTGCTGATGCCCTTTTCAGCTTGCCTTCGACAGAAGACCTTGACGGGCCCATTGTCAAGTTGCCTGCTCCTACTACCAAATTGCCCAGAGCAAAGCCA CTTCCAAAGCCTAGGCCTCCAACTAAGTGGGAGTTGTTTGCTGAAAAGAAAG GTATACAGAAGcgcaagaaagaaaaactagTCTTTGATGAGCAAACTGGTACTTGGAAACGGCGTCATGGCTATGATCGTGTAAATGATGACAACGATATACCTATCATTGAGGCCAAGTCCACTGATG AACCAGGAACAGATCCTTTTGCTGAGAGGCgtaaagagaagaaaagcaaagttgaaaaacagGAGAAAAATCGATTGCAAAACCTAAAACAAGCGGCGAAAGCTGGTGCCTTGCCAAG CCATGTTCAACTTGCTGCCACTGCTTTACCTATAACGGGAAGCCAAGCAATGCCTAAGAAAGTTAGCAAGGATGAGTTACAAAATGTTGCTGGAATGGCAGCTATTTCAACGGCTAGTGGGGGAAAGTTTGACAAGAAATTGCCGGGGGAGAAGCCCCCAAAGCATGAAAAGAAGTATCGGAAG TTCCTACCGGCTGTAGAAGGATCAGGAATGGGTGCCTTGGAGAAACAGCAAACTGAGAAAGTTTTGAACCAGTTGATCTCCAAGAACTCTCATGAGATACTCAATGTAGAAAAG GCTGTGAACATGTATAATGTGAAGAGGGAGAAGAAGCAAAGAAAACAAGGGGGACAGTTGTCAACTTCAAGCAAGTTGAAGGCCAACAAGAAATCTTTCAAGAAATCATCGAAAAAAGGGTCCTCAAATAAAGGCAAATCAAAATAA
- the LOC105172851 gene encoding la-related protein 6C isoform X1 translates to MAQVSDKDMDATRENEMDTNNNNRSFKFNVAAPEFVPTLAHTTATQVPITGYFYPCFQYIDGTSGNWIYVAEQDITLPLVHSKPNGKAGADTDQTNHTQTKEIALSDELKQKIIKQAEYMFSDMSMLANETLVKHVNKDPEGYVPINFVSTLKKLKSLNVNNQMVAQALRSSTKLVVSSDGKKVRRKNPFTEKEKEDLQMRTVIAENLPDDHSHQKIEKMFNVVGSIRSIRICQPQDHNSSSRSSKGDVVISNKLHALVEYENAETAEKAAEKLNDERNWRKGMRVRLMLRRSVNLQPKSVLKSRKSEFDVCLDDDGLSTHQSHEDASGRLSTSEATDSEENSAILKRSWSRNRGKSKHRPQLQGARSLPTPSSNGGLSCPGLQPAKGPRMPDGTKGFTMGRGKPMAVSI, encoded by the exons ATGGCACAGGTGAGCGACAAAGACATGGATGCCACTAGGGAAAACGAGATGGATACGAACAACAACAATAGGTCGTTCAAGTTCAACGTGGCCGCACCCGAGTTTGTGCCCACGTTGGCACATACCACGGCGACTCAGGTCCCTATAACTGGTTATTTCTACCCGTGTTTCCAATACATCGATGGGACTAGTGGGAATTGGATCTACGTTGCTGAACAAGACATTACGTTACCGTTGGTCCATTCCAAGCCCAATGGGAAGGCTGGCGCGGACACGGACCAAACCAATCACACGCAGACTAAGGAAATTGCCTTGTCTGATGAACTTAAGCAAAAGATCATCAAACAG GCAGAATATATGTTCAGTGATATGAGCATGCTAGCCAATGAAACTCTTGTCAAACATGTGAACAAAGATCCAGAAGGCTATG TTCCAATAAACTTCGTTTCGACTCTGAAGAAACTCAAATCGCTTAACGTTAACAATCAAATGGTGGCGCAGGCTCTTCGCTCCTCTACGAAGCTC GTCGTAAGCAGCGATGGCAAGAAGGTGCGACGCAAGAATCCCTTTaccgagaaagaaaaagaggacCTGCAG ATGAGAACTGTAATAGCTGAAAATCTGCCTGATGATCACTCTCATCAGAAGATTGAGAAAATGTTCAACGTTGTCGGAAG TATCAGGTCGATACGTATATGCCAACCGCAGGATCACAATTCTTCATCACGATCTTCTAAGGGTGATGTAGTAATCAGCAACAAG CTGCATGCACTGGTAGAGTATGAGAATGCTGAAACAGCTGAGAAAGCA GCTGAGAAGCTGAACGACGAAAGGAACTGGCGAAAAGGCATGCGAGTGAGGCTTATGCTTAGGCGTTCG GTTAATCTGCAGCCCAAGTCTGTGCTGAAGAGCCGGAAGTCTGAGTTTGATGTGTGTCTAGACGATGATGGACTGTCGACACACCAATCACACGAAGATGCCTCCGGCCGGCTCAGCACCTCAGAAGCAACTGAT TCTGAGGAAAATTCAGCTATCTTAAAGAGAAGTTGGTCTAGAAATAGAGGGAAATCGAAGCATCGTCCCCAGCTTCAAGGGGCACGTAGCCTGCCTACTCCATCATCCAACGGGGGCCTGTCGTGCCCCGGCCTGCAGCCTGCGAAAGGACCAAGAATGCCGGACGGAACCAAGGGCTTCACTATGGGCAGGGGAAAGCCGATGGCCGTCTCAATCTAG
- the LOC105172851 gene encoding la-related protein 6C isoform X2 produces MAQVSDKDMDATRENEMDTNNNNRSFKFNVAAPEFVPTLAHTTATQVPITGYFYPCFQYIDGTSGNWIYVAEQDITLPLVHSKPNGKAGADTDQTNHTQTKEIALSDELKQKIIKQAEYMFSDMSMLANETLVKHVNKDPEGYVPINFVSTLKKLKSLNVNNQMVAQALRSSTKLVVSSDGKKVRRKNPFTEKEKEDLQMRTVIAENLPDDHSHQKIEKMFNVVGSIRSIRICQPQDHNSSSRSSKGDVVISNKLHALVEYENAETAEKAAEKLNDERNWRKGMRVRLMLRRSPKSVLKSRKSEFDVCLDDDGLSTHQSHEDASGRLSTSEATDSEENSAILKRSWSRNRGKSKHRPQLQGARSLPTPSSNGGLSCPGLQPAKGPRMPDGTKGFTMGRGKPMAVSI; encoded by the exons ATGGCACAGGTGAGCGACAAAGACATGGATGCCACTAGGGAAAACGAGATGGATACGAACAACAACAATAGGTCGTTCAAGTTCAACGTGGCCGCACCCGAGTTTGTGCCCACGTTGGCACATACCACGGCGACTCAGGTCCCTATAACTGGTTATTTCTACCCGTGTTTCCAATACATCGATGGGACTAGTGGGAATTGGATCTACGTTGCTGAACAAGACATTACGTTACCGTTGGTCCATTCCAAGCCCAATGGGAAGGCTGGCGCGGACACGGACCAAACCAATCACACGCAGACTAAGGAAATTGCCTTGTCTGATGAACTTAAGCAAAAGATCATCAAACAG GCAGAATATATGTTCAGTGATATGAGCATGCTAGCCAATGAAACTCTTGTCAAACATGTGAACAAAGATCCAGAAGGCTATG TTCCAATAAACTTCGTTTCGACTCTGAAGAAACTCAAATCGCTTAACGTTAACAATCAAATGGTGGCGCAGGCTCTTCGCTCCTCTACGAAGCTC GTCGTAAGCAGCGATGGCAAGAAGGTGCGACGCAAGAATCCCTTTaccgagaaagaaaaagaggacCTGCAG ATGAGAACTGTAATAGCTGAAAATCTGCCTGATGATCACTCTCATCAGAAGATTGAGAAAATGTTCAACGTTGTCGGAAG TATCAGGTCGATACGTATATGCCAACCGCAGGATCACAATTCTTCATCACGATCTTCTAAGGGTGATGTAGTAATCAGCAACAAG CTGCATGCACTGGTAGAGTATGAGAATGCTGAAACAGCTGAGAAAGCA GCTGAGAAGCTGAACGACGAAAGGAACTGGCGAAAAGGCATGCGAGTGAGGCTTATGCTTAGGCGTTCG CCCAAGTCTGTGCTGAAGAGCCGGAAGTCTGAGTTTGATGTGTGTCTAGACGATGATGGACTGTCGACACACCAATCACACGAAGATGCCTCCGGCCGGCTCAGCACCTCAGAAGCAACTGAT TCTGAGGAAAATTCAGCTATCTTAAAGAGAAGTTGGTCTAGAAATAGAGGGAAATCGAAGCATCGTCCCCAGCTTCAAGGGGCACGTAGCCTGCCTACTCCATCATCCAACGGGGGCCTGTCGTGCCCCGGCCTGCAGCCTGCGAAAGGACCAAGAATGCCGGACGGAACCAAGGGCTTCACTATGGGCAGGGGAAAGCCGATGGCCGTCTCAATCTAG